The following coding sequences lie in one Pseudomonas svalbardensis genomic window:
- a CDS encoding class I SAM-dependent methyltransferase, producing the protein MSAQPPSAIELEIARRYDQEHARVCLQPRPRGLAGRLTFWRDEQLVRNALKVAGEPGLVLDLACGVGRFWPVLAEHANRVILAADPSQDILDHARTHHPQNLLKRVKTFQSSAFTIGLSANAVDCIFCMQLFQHLTSPDHRLAMLKEFHRVSRDTVIVAVRVDAHFKGRRTDAQGVPARPLASKADVEAEFQRAGLRLLSHQDFLPGCARMRVYVLRKAG; encoded by the coding sequence ATGTCCGCTCAGCCCCCATCCGCCATCGAGCTTGAGATCGCCCGGCGCTACGATCAGGAGCACGCCCGCGTCTGTCTTCAGCCGCGACCGCGTGGCCTGGCCGGGCGGTTGACGTTCTGGCGTGACGAGCAACTGGTGCGCAACGCGCTCAAGGTTGCCGGCGAGCCGGGCCTGGTTCTCGATTTGGCTTGTGGTGTCGGGCGCTTCTGGCCGGTACTGGCCGAGCATGCCAACCGGGTGATCCTCGCGGCCGACCCGTCGCAGGACATACTCGATCATGCCCGCACCCATCATCCGCAGAACCTGCTGAAACGGGTCAAGACCTTTCAGAGTTCAGCGTTCACCATCGGCTTGTCGGCGAATGCGGTTGACTGCATTTTTTGCATGCAGCTGTTTCAACACCTCACCAGCCCCGACCATCGCCTGGCCATGCTTAAGGAGTTCCATCGGGTCAGTCGCGATACGGTGATTGTGGCGGTACGGGTCGATGCTCATTTCAAAGGCCGGCGCACGGATGCACAGGGCGTTCCGGCCCGACCGTTGGCCAGCAAGGCCGACGTGGAAGCCGAGTTCCAGCGCGCAGGTTTGCGCTTGCTCAGTCATCAGGACTTCCTGCCCGGCTGTGCGCGGATGCGCGTCTACGTACTGCGTAAGGCCGGCTAG
- the rnd gene encoding ribonuclease D: MAIDIHWIRDNDSLGQFCAEWQQLPFVALDTEFMRVDTFYPIAGLLQIGDGVRAYLIDPLSIDNWQPLAALLENPAVVKVVHACSEDLEVLLRLTGSLPAPLFDTQLAAAYLNLGFSMGYSRLVQEVLGIDLPKGETRSDWLQRPLSDTQISYAAEDALHLAEVFVQLRPKLSDDKYAWVLEDGAELVANLRREVDPYEVYREAKLAWKLSRAQLAVLRELCAWREREARARDLPRNRIVREHSLWPLARTQPDNLGALAKIEDMHPRTVRQDGEFLLDLIKRSGSVSPDQWPPAVPEPLPVDAAALVKQLRAIGQVEAERLNIAPELMLRKKTLESLLKSGYPNGPYQLPDSLRGWRRELMGQALLDSLATAGEQP, encoded by the coding sequence GTGGCCATCGATATTCACTGGATTCGCGACAACGATAGCCTCGGTCAGTTTTGCGCCGAGTGGCAGCAGCTGCCATTCGTTGCCCTCGACACCGAATTCATGCGGGTCGACACCTTTTATCCGATTGCAGGCCTGCTGCAGATCGGCGATGGCGTACGCGCTTACCTGATTGATCCACTGAGCATCGATAACTGGCAGCCGCTGGCCGCGTTGCTGGAAAATCCGGCGGTGGTCAAAGTCGTCCATGCGTGCAGCGAAGACCTCGAAGTCCTGCTGCGCCTGACCGGCAGCCTGCCGGCGCCGTTGTTCGATACTCAGTTGGCCGCCGCTTACCTGAACCTCGGTTTTTCCATGGGCTATTCGCGGCTGGTGCAGGAAGTGCTCGGCATCGACCTGCCCAAGGGCGAGACCCGTTCCGACTGGCTGCAACGTCCGCTTTCCGACACCCAAATCAGCTACGCCGCCGAAGATGCCTTGCACCTGGCGGAAGTTTTCGTACAGCTTCGTCCGAAACTGTCTGACGACAAGTACGCCTGGGTCCTGGAAGACGGCGCCGAGCTGGTGGCCAACCTGCGTCGCGAAGTTGATCCGTATGAGGTCTATCGCGAAGCCAAGCTGGCCTGGAAGCTCTCCCGCGCCCAACTCGCCGTGTTGCGTGAACTGTGCGCCTGGCGCGAGCGCGAAGCCCGTGCCCGTGATCTGCCGCGCAACCGCATCGTGCGTGAGCATTCCCTGTGGCCGCTGGCGCGGACTCAGCCGGACAACCTCGGCGCGTTGGCGAAAATCGAAGACATGCACCCGCGTACCGTGCGTCAGGACGGCGAATTTCTGCTTGATCTGATCAAGCGCTCTGGCAGTGTGTCGCCTGATCAATGGCCGCCTGCGGTGCCGGAGCCTTTGCCGGTGGACGCCGCCGCCCTGGTCAAACAGCTGCGTGCGATCGGCCAGGTCGAAGCCGAGCGCCTGAACATTGCGCCGGAGCTGATGCTGCGCAAGAAAACCCTGGAATCGCTGCTCAAGAGCGGCTATCCCAACGGTCCTTACCAATTGCCTGATTCGCTGCGTGGCTGGCGCCGCGAATTGATGGGCCAGGCGCTGCTCGACAGCCTGGCCACCGCCGGAGAACAGCCTTGA
- a CDS encoding 5-carboxymethyl-2-hydroxymuconate Delta-isomerase, whose product MPHLHMEYTANLPELNADVALIRLNNALVASGQFAAEYDIKSRAVKVETFKVGTVLAERAFVHVKLALLSGRSPQIKKQLSESLLAVVQELYEWPTDIEVQLAVEILDIDRESYTKIAISH is encoded by the coding sequence ATGCCTCACCTGCACATGGAATACACCGCCAACCTGCCCGAGCTCAACGCCGACGTGGCGTTGATCCGGCTCAACAATGCGTTGGTGGCTTCCGGTCAGTTTGCTGCTGAATACGACATCAAGAGCCGAGCGGTGAAGGTTGAGACGTTCAAGGTCGGCACGGTGTTAGCTGAGCGAGCCTTTGTGCATGTGAAACTGGCACTGTTGAGCGGTCGCTCACCGCAGATCAAGAAGCAGTTGTCCGAAAGTTTGCTGGCTGTGGTGCAGGAGCTGTATGAATGGCCGACGGACATTGAAGTCCAACTGGCCGTGGAAATCCTCGACATCGATCGAGAGTCCTACACCAAGATCGCCATCAGCCACTGA
- a CDS encoding YegP family protein, which produces MYFEIYRQTRGIAQTGKGQWRWRLRAGNHETIASGEAYVNKADCVHAISLIKGTHDQTPVKEI; this is translated from the coding sequence GATTTACAGGCAAACCCGTGGCATCGCACAGACTGGCAAAGGTCAATGGCGGTGGCGTTTGAGGGCGGGAAACCATGAAACGATTGCCAGCGGGGAGGCTTACGTCAACAAGGCTGATTGTGTGCATGCCATCAGCTTGATCAAAGGGACCCACGATCAGACGCCGGTCAAGGAAATCTAG
- a CDS encoding cyanate transporter, translating to MENVRATSRPALWLMFSIILVALNLRPSMAAVGPLLSAIRGDIALSFSLASLLTMLPVMAMGLAMFFGLGVSQRIGEQRTVVLSLLIIGVATVSRLFLESAAELILSAVLAGIGIALIQALMPALIKSRFSDNVSVCMGLYVTSIMGGAAIAASFAPLVMIRTGSWRVGLAIWAALALVALLVWCMQRERMPAQPAQAQRNGSFFGNSRAWLLAIFFGLGTASYTCVLAWLAPYYVEKGWSEQNAGLLLGFLTAMEVLSGLLTPAIANRSRDRRVVLVVLLALIMAGFCGLILSPQYLSLLWPCLLGLGIGGLFPMSLIVSLDHLDNPQRAGGLTAFVQGIGYLIAGLSPLIAGLIRDQLGSFEWAWWSLTGVMALMILMVLRFDPRHYAQHIR from the coding sequence ATGGAAAACGTTCGCGCAACCTCTCGCCCCGCCCTTTGGCTAATGTTCAGCATCATTCTTGTTGCCCTGAACCTGCGGCCTTCCATGGCCGCCGTCGGTCCTTTGCTGTCGGCGATTCGCGGCGACATTGCACTGAGTTTCAGCCTAGCCTCGCTGTTGACCATGCTGCCAGTAATGGCAATGGGGCTGGCGATGTTCTTTGGTCTGGGCGTCAGCCAACGAATCGGCGAACAACGCACCGTGGTGCTCTCGCTGCTGATCATCGGCGTGGCCACGGTGTCGCGGTTATTCCTCGAATCGGCGGCCGAACTGATCCTCAGCGCCGTGCTGGCGGGTATCGGTATCGCGCTGATCCAGGCGTTGATGCCAGCGCTGATCAAATCCCGCTTCAGCGACAACGTTTCCGTGTGCATGGGGCTCTACGTCACGTCGATCATGGGCGGAGCAGCAATTGCAGCGTCGTTTGCGCCGCTGGTGATGATCCGCACCGGCAGCTGGCGCGTGGGCCTGGCGATCTGGGCGGCACTGGCGCTGGTAGCGCTGCTGGTTTGGTGCATGCAACGTGAACGGATGCCGGCGCAGCCTGCTCAAGCGCAACGCAATGGGTCCTTCTTCGGCAATTCCCGCGCCTGGCTGCTCGCCATTTTCTTCGGCCTGGGCACGGCGTCCTACACCTGTGTGCTGGCCTGGCTGGCGCCGTACTACGTGGAAAAGGGTTGGAGCGAACAAAACGCCGGGTTGCTGCTGGGTTTCTTGACCGCCATGGAAGTGTTGTCCGGCCTGCTGACACCCGCCATCGCCAACCGCAGCCGTGACCGGCGCGTGGTGCTGGTGGTGTTGCTGGCGCTGATCATGGCCGGTTTCTGCGGGCTTATTCTCAGCCCGCAATACCTGAGTCTGTTGTGGCCCTGCCTGTTGGGGCTCGGCATCGGCGGACTGTTCCCGATGAGCCTGATCGTGTCCCTGGATCATCTGGACAATCCCCAGCGTGCCGGCGGCCTGACCGCGTTCGTGCAAGGCATCGGCTACCTGATCGCCGGTCTCTCGCCGCTGATTGCCGGGTTGATCCGCGACCAACTCGGCAGCTTCGAATGGGCCTGGTGGTCACTGACCGGCGTTATGGCATTGATGATCCTGATGGTCTTGCGCTTCGATCCGCGGCATTACGCCCAACACATTCGCTGA
- a CDS encoding DMT family transporter — protein MKHTGFATAHVGMLLWALLIAASFSAAAQVSQAIDPILLTGLRLLFCALVFLPLLLFKGDTAMTACGLFGHAALGLLLAVYFGSLFEALRYTSAINTGTMFTLVPLLTLLFEAVLMPDSNLKQRVLPMLIAAAGAVLLVLKGAGPDELPSLYAVSVYGVGCLAMALYSPLSQRLKASSLKGRDPVGMTFWNMLFGALFLLAFCGFSGGWRSASLLTVSDFWWLIYLAVFATLATFWLLHRAIGLIAPSSVISYIYLSTLFLTLFHWFWLRQSPLPLEIIGALLVGVGMWALLMSSRRAVPAAIQG, from the coding sequence ATGAAACACACCGGTTTCGCCACCGCTCACGTCGGCATGCTGCTCTGGGCACTGTTGATCGCTGCATCGTTTTCTGCGGCAGCACAGGTCAGCCAGGCCATCGACCCGATCCTGCTGACCGGTTTACGCCTGCTGTTCTGCGCCCTGGTGTTTTTGCCGCTGTTGCTGTTCAAGGGCGATACCGCCATGACCGCCTGCGGACTGTTCGGCCATGCCGCGCTCGGCTTGCTGCTGGCGGTGTATTTCGGCTCGCTGTTCGAGGCACTGCGCTACACCTCGGCCATCAATACCGGAACGATGTTCACCTTGGTGCCACTACTGACATTGCTGTTCGAAGCCGTATTGATGCCTGACAGCAACCTGAAACAGCGGGTGCTGCCGATGCTGATTGCCGCTGCCGGGGCCGTGTTGCTGGTTTTGAAAGGCGCAGGCCCTGATGAGCTGCCTTCGCTATATGCAGTGTCGGTGTATGGCGTCGGTTGCCTGGCGATGGCGCTCTACTCGCCCCTGAGTCAACGGCTCAAGGCCAGCAGCCTCAAGGGGCGCGACCCGGTGGGGATGACTTTCTGGAACATGCTGTTCGGCGCACTGTTTCTGCTGGCATTCTGTGGGTTCAGCGGCGGCTGGCGATCGGCGTCATTGCTGACCGTGAGCGATTTCTGGTGGCTGATTTACCTGGCGGTGTTCGCCACGCTGGCGACCTTCTGGCTGCTGCATCGGGCCATCGGCCTCATCGCCCCTTCCTCGGTCATTTCCTACATTTACCTGAGCACGCTGTTTCTCACATTGTTTCACTGGTTCTGGTTACGTCAGTCACCACTGCCGCTGGAAATCATCGGCGCGCTGCTGGTGGGAGTCGGTATGTGGGCACTGCTGATGTCCAGTCGCCGCGCGGTGCCTGCAGCCATTCAGGGCTGA
- a CDS encoding phosphoethanolamine transferase, which produces MLKIKAVGPEWVTLIASTFLLTGFNLVLWQHLFEITASDGQGIVMRVAFGLMILAAFNIVLTLLAFRPVLKPVLTLIFMISAGVAYFMSQYGVLIDTGMLRNFAQTNATEVRDLLSIKLLVYIVLLGILPSCLLWRTPVSYRRWHRELFSKVLVCVASVAVIGGVALVNYQGLSSLFRNHHELRLMVVPSNYIGASAGYLREQVASARQPFVTLGEDAQRNPAWQTHGRKSLTVLVVGESARAENFGILGYDRDTTPKLDKEAGLIAFTDVHSCGTETAVSVPCMFSDMGRKDYNASKAKNQEGLLDVLKRAGLEVIWRDNQSGCKGTCDRVTLDDVSNLKDPVLCANSECRDEILLQGLQHFIDTLDKDTVLVLHQMGSHGPEYFKRYPKEYERFTPVCESNALNNCSRESIVNGYDNTLVYTDHVLSTLIDLLRNNQDKVDTAMLYLSDHGESLGEYNLFLHGTPYMLAPEQQKHVAMLAWFSDSYQKSFSVDTHCLQLSREKPLSQDNLFHSMLGLLEVKSKVYNQDLDMFAGCRGAVIDGVLAKE; this is translated from the coding sequence ATGTTGAAGATTAAAGCCGTGGGCCCCGAGTGGGTGACACTGATTGCCAGCACCTTTCTATTAACGGGCTTCAATCTCGTTCTCTGGCAACACCTGTTTGAAATCACGGCATCTGACGGTCAGGGCATCGTCATGCGCGTGGCTTTCGGCTTGATGATTCTGGCTGCCTTCAACATCGTGCTGACCCTGCTGGCGTTCCGGCCTGTACTCAAACCGGTCTTGACCCTGATCTTTATGATCAGCGCCGGGGTGGCGTATTTCATGAGCCAATATGGTGTTTTGATTGACACCGGGATGTTGCGTAATTTTGCGCAAACCAATGCGACGGAAGTGCGTGACTTACTCTCGATTAAGTTGCTTGTTTATATTGTTTTGCTCGGTATTTTGCCGTCCTGTTTGTTGTGGAGGACGCCGGTTAGTTACCGTCGCTGGCACCGTGAACTATTCAGTAAAGTTCTCGTGTGTGTCGCATCAGTTGCTGTGATCGGTGGTGTCGCACTGGTTAACTATCAAGGCTTGTCTTCATTGTTTCGAAATCACCATGAGTTGCGCCTGATGGTGGTGCCGAGCAACTACATTGGCGCCTCGGCCGGCTATCTGCGTGAGCAGGTCGCGTCTGCGCGGCAACCCTTTGTCACGCTGGGTGAAGATGCCCAGCGAAATCCCGCCTGGCAAACCCATGGCCGCAAATCCCTGACCGTGCTGGTGGTGGGCGAAAGTGCCCGGGCCGAGAACTTCGGCATCCTGGGGTATGACCGTGACACCACACCCAAACTGGATAAAGAGGCTGGCCTGATCGCGTTCACCGACGTGCATTCCTGCGGGACGGAAACAGCGGTGTCGGTGCCGTGCATGTTCTCCGACATGGGCCGTAAGGATTACAACGCCAGCAAGGCAAAGAACCAGGAAGGCCTGCTGGACGTACTCAAACGCGCGGGTCTCGAGGTGATCTGGCGCGATAACCAATCGGGTTGCAAAGGCACTTGCGATCGGGTCACCCTCGACGACGTCAGTAACCTGAAAGACCCGGTGCTGTGCGCCAATAGCGAATGCCGCGATGAAATCCTGCTGCAGGGTTTGCAGCACTTCATCGATACCCTGGATAAAGACACGGTACTGGTGTTGCACCAGATGGGCAGTCACGGTCCGGAATACTTCAAGCGCTACCCGAAAGAATACGAGCGCTTCACCCCGGTTTGTGAAAGTAACGCGCTGAACAATTGCAGTCGCGAAAGTATCGTCAATGGCTACGACAACACCCTGGTGTATACCGATCACGTGCTGTCCACCCTGATCGATTTGTTGCGTAACAATCAGGACAAAGTCGACACCGCGATGCTCTATCTGTCGGACCACGGCGAATCCCTGGGCGAGTACAACTTGTTCCTCCATGGCACGCCTTACATGTTGGCGCCGGAACAACAAAAGCATGTCGCGATGCTGGCCTGGTTTTCCGACAGCTATCAAAAGTCGTTCTCGGTGGACACCCATTGCCTGCAACTGAGTCGCGAAAAACCCTTGAGCCAGGACAACCTGTTCCATTCGATGCTCGGTTTGCTGGAGGTCAAGAGCAAGGTCTACAACCAGGACCTGGATATGTTCGCCGGATGTCGCGGTGCGGTGATCGACGGTGTGTTGGCCAAAGAGTGA
- a CDS encoding D-2-hydroxyacid dehydrogenase, which translates to MRVLIAEHDHPVYAQLLRQAAPDLEVLTSGDSAELASQAADCPIWLGQPDLLATLLRQGHEPQWLQSTWAGITPLLADGLPRHYRLTRAVGIFGQVMAEYVLTYMLGHEREVLPRLVSQVERKWDSRQGQSLAGRKVLIVGTGDIGQTVAQFLVPFGVKLYGIASEAREQAPFVEVGALADLPRLVGEVDYVINLLPNTPNTHDLYDAALFKQFKPTGLFINVGRGVAVVDADLVEALKEGHLAGAVIDVCRQEPLPQRHPFWTAWGLLLTGHSSAPTSPPMMVNLFVENLRAYQAGEALRGEVDFNRGY; encoded by the coding sequence ATGCGCGTTCTGATTGCTGAACACGACCACCCGGTGTACGCCCAGCTGTTGCGTCAAGCAGCGCCCGACCTGGAAGTGCTGACCAGCGGCGACTCCGCCGAACTGGCCAGCCAGGCCGCTGATTGTCCGATCTGGCTCGGTCAGCCGGACCTGCTGGCGACCTTGCTGCGTCAGGGCCACGAGCCACAATGGCTGCAATCGACCTGGGCGGGCATTACGCCGCTGCTGGCCGACGGCTTGCCTCGGCACTATCGCCTGACTCGGGCGGTGGGCATTTTCGGTCAGGTCATGGCCGAATACGTGCTGACCTACATGCTCGGCCACGAGCGCGAAGTGCTGCCGCGGCTGGTCAGCCAGGTCGAGCGCAAGTGGGACAGTCGCCAGGGCCAAAGCCTGGCCGGCCGCAAAGTGTTGATCGTTGGCACCGGTGACATCGGGCAGACCGTGGCGCAGTTCCTCGTGCCGTTTGGCGTCAAGTTGTACGGCATCGCCAGCGAAGCCCGCGAGCAGGCGCCGTTTGTCGAAGTCGGGGCGCTGGCTGATTTGCCGCGTCTGGTGGGTGAAGTGGATTACGTGATCAATCTGCTGCCCAATACGCCGAACACCCACGACCTGTACGACGCGGCGCTGTTCAAGCAGTTCAAGCCGACCGGGTTGTTCATCAACGTCGGGCGCGGCGTGGCAGTGGTTGATGCGGACTTGGTGGAAGCTTTGAAAGAGGGGCATCTGGCCGGTGCGGTGATCGACGTCTGCCGTCAGGAGCCGCTGCCGCAACGTCATCCGTTCTGGACCGCTTGGGGCTTGCTGCTGACTGGCCACAGCTCGGCACCGACCTCGCCACCGATGATGGTGAATCTGTTCGTCGAGAACCTGCGGGCGTATCAGGCAGGTGAGGCGTTGCGCGGGGAAGTGGATTTCAATCGCGGGTATTGA
- a CDS encoding YcgL domain-containing protein, with amino-acid sequence MKRICSIYRSLKKNEMYLYVLKSDALERVPESLMAAFGKPHHAFDLVLTPERKLSREDITVVLENLEKQGYHLQMPPAEDEYIEHLPEELLRRNDPM; translated from the coding sequence TTGAAACGTATTTGCTCCATTTATCGAAGCCTGAAAAAAAACGAGATGTACCTCTATGTGCTCAAAAGCGATGCACTGGAGCGCGTCCCGGAAAGTCTGATGGCCGCCTTCGGCAAACCGCATCACGCCTTCGACCTGGTGCTGACCCCCGAGCGCAAACTGTCGCGCGAGGACATCACCGTGGTGCTGGAAAACCTTGAGAAGCAGGGTTACCACTTGCAAATGCCGCCGGCCGAAGACGAATACATCGAACACTTGCCGGAGGAATTGCTGCGCCGCAACGACCCGATGTGA
- a CDS encoding glutamine synthetase family protein, which translates to MSVATTSFASKQEALTFLEQNPDIEMFELFILDNNGVPRGKLLHRDELLAVYESGRPLPSTILGLTINGDDVENSGLVWDVGDIDCRAYPISGSLTRMPWRLIPTAAVQVSMHPKEGMPATIADPRHLLAKVIEGLQADGYYPVMAAELEFYLLDQQRDSNGRPQPARDVDGGRPRGTQVYGLRELEQIEPFLADLYSACKLQGIPARTAISEYAPGQVEITLEHRTDALQAMDEAVRYKRLVKGVAHKHGMTACFMAKPFDDLAGTGMHMHVSLADKEGNNLFASEAPEGTPLLKQAVGGMLSTLLDSLLLFCPNANSYRRFQTNSYAPLAPTWGVDNRTVSLRVPGGPAFSRHIEHRICGADANPYLAAAAILAGIHRGIREQLDPGAPVEGNGYAQATELLPTDWLTTLRALEGSSWAREAFGGEFLGVYLAVKRAEYRQFMGEVGEQDWRWYLNQA; encoded by the coding sequence ATGAGTGTTGCCACGACATCTTTCGCCTCCAAGCAAGAAGCCCTGACTTTTCTGGAACAGAACCCGGATATCGAGATGTTCGAGTTGTTCATCCTCGATAACAACGGCGTACCGCGGGGCAAGTTGCTGCACCGCGATGAACTGCTGGCGGTGTACGAAAGCGGGCGGCCATTGCCGAGCACCATTCTTGGCCTGACCATCAACGGCGATGACGTCGAAAACTCCGGCCTGGTCTGGGACGTTGGCGATATCGACTGCCGGGCGTACCCGATCAGCGGCAGTTTGACGCGCATGCCGTGGCGGCTGATTCCTACGGCGGCGGTGCAGGTCAGCATGCACCCGAAGGAGGGCATGCCCGCGACGATTGCCGATCCACGGCATCTGCTGGCGAAAGTCATCGAGGGCTTGCAGGCCGACGGTTATTACCCGGTGATGGCGGCGGAGCTGGAGTTCTACCTGCTGGATCAGCAGCGCGACAGCAACGGTCGGCCGCAACCGGCGCGGGATGTCGATGGCGGGCGGCCGCGAGGGACTCAGGTCTACGGATTGCGTGAACTGGAACAGATCGAGCCGTTTCTGGCCGATCTTTATAGCGCCTGCAAACTCCAGGGCATTCCGGCGCGCACGGCGATCTCCGAATACGCGCCGGGGCAAGTGGAAATTACCCTCGAACACCGCACCGACGCCTTGCAGGCGATGGACGAAGCGGTGCGCTACAAACGACTGGTCAAGGGCGTGGCGCACAAGCACGGGATGACGGCGTGCTTCATGGCCAAACCGTTCGATGACCTGGCGGGCACTGGCATGCACATGCACGTCAGCCTGGCGGACAAGGAGGGCAACAACCTGTTCGCCAGCGAAGCCCCGGAAGGTACGCCGTTGCTCAAACAGGCCGTCGGCGGGATGCTCAGTACGTTGCTCGATTCATTGCTGCTGTTTTGTCCGAACGCCAACTCTTACCGTCGCTTCCAGACCAACAGCTATGCGCCGCTGGCACCCACCTGGGGGGTGGACAACCGCACCGTGAGCTTGCGCGTACCCGGCGGGCCGGCGTTTTCCCGGCATATCGAACACCGCATCTGTGGCGCCGACGCCAACCCGTATCTGGCGGCTGCGGCGATTCTGGCCGGGATCCATCGCGGAATTCGTGAACAACTCGATCCTGGCGCGCCGGTGGAGGGCAATGGCTATGCTCAGGCCACGGAGCTGTTGCCGACTGACTGGCTGACCACGTTGCGGGCGCTGGAAGGTTCAAGCTGGGCTCGGGAGGCGTTCGGCGGTGAGTTCCTCGGCGTGTACCTGGCGGTAAAACGTGCCGAATATCGACAGTTCATGGGCGAGGTCGGCGAACAGGACTGGCGTTGGTATTTGAATCAAGCCTGA
- a CDS encoding LysR family transcriptional regulator: protein MLNSNLLRKLDMQDLMVFIAVYEQSSVSGVSEALCVSQSTVSYCLKKLRTSFEDELFINTRAGMRPTYKASTMYAHVLKILESINLCHAGAPAFDPTLQPVTFNICAPEYFEQLILPRLLKSFDFADLPVMVNMHKFETDIPAEELRDGSLDLVICFSPNFHRIHGDFKSRMLLEDDLVCVFDKRATPPEPRLSLQAFVERRHVFPTPWTSTTNMVDGWLAQQAQKRQIVARSNSYSAALKMITGTDFILTLPRRIQQLLANEAIFNHCEAPNGLPGFSLDMQWSQNVDQDSANTWLREQVVKACTEQEMA, encoded by the coding sequence ATGTTGAACAGTAACTTGCTTAGAAAGCTCGATATGCAGGACCTCATGGTATTTATCGCCGTGTATGAGCAAAGCAGCGTCAGCGGTGTATCCGAGGCGCTCTGCGTCAGCCAGTCCACCGTGAGTTACTGCCTGAAAAAGCTGCGCACCAGTTTCGAAGACGAACTGTTCATCAATACCCGCGCCGGTATGCGCCCCACCTACAAAGCCAGCACCATGTACGCCCACGTGCTGAAGATCCTCGAAAGCATCAACCTGTGTCACGCCGGTGCGCCCGCATTCGACCCCACCCTGCAACCAGTCACCTTCAATATCTGTGCACCGGAATACTTCGAGCAGTTGATCCTGCCACGTCTATTGAAAAGCTTCGATTTCGCTGACCTGCCGGTGATGGTCAACATGCACAAGTTTGAAACCGACATCCCGGCCGAAGAACTGCGCGACGGCAGCCTCGACCTGGTAATTTGCTTCAGCCCGAACTTTCATCGCATTCACGGCGATTTCAAATCCCGGATGTTGCTGGAGGACGACCTGGTCTGTGTCTTCGATAAACGTGCCACACCACCGGAGCCGCGTTTAAGCCTGCAAGCCTTCGTCGAACGCCGGCACGTGTTCCCGACACCCTGGACGTCCACCACCAACATGGTCGACGGCTGGCTGGCGCAGCAGGCGCAAAAACGGCAGATCGTCGCGCGTTCCAACAGCTACAGCGCGGCACTGAAGATGATCACCGGCACCGACTTCATCCTGACTCTGCCTCGGCGTATCCAGCAATTGCTGGCCAACGAGGCGATCTTCAATCATTGCGAAGCGCCCAACGGCTTGCCGGGTTTCAGCCTCGACATGCAGTGGAGCCAGAATGTCGATCAGGACAGCGCCAACACCTGGCTGCGCGAGCAAGTGGTCAAGGCCTGCACCGAGCAGGAAATGGCCTGA
- a CDS encoding LysR substrate-binding domain-containing protein, which yields MNRNELRKADINLMVVFETLMLERNVTRVAEKLFLGQPTISSALNRLRTMFNDPLFIRVGHRMEPTARAEEIILHLSPALDSLSVALSLTHDFDPASSTMTFRIGLSDDVEFGLLPPLLRALRHEAPKVVFVVQHVDYWRIPDLLASGDITVGISQTRGLPANAKRKLLRHILPCILRADASDTMLTLDEYCARPHVLVSHTANVSGYADEWLAEIGRTRQVVLSVPQYSSLPALLAGTDLIASLPDYAAEAMAASGQLFKEPFPFKTPTLDLSMVWLSHVDTDPAERWLRSRLEAFMSERAVLALPE from the coding sequence ATGAATCGTAACGAACTACGCAAGGCCGACATCAACCTAATGGTGGTGTTTGAAACGCTGATGCTCGAACGCAACGTAACCCGGGTGGCGGAGAAATTGTTTCTCGGCCAGCCGACCATCAGTTCGGCGCTCAATCGCTTGCGCACGATGTTCAATGACCCGCTGTTCATACGTGTCGGGCATCGTATGGAGCCAACGGCGCGGGCCGAGGAGATTATTCTGCACCTGTCTCCGGCGCTGGATTCGTTGTCGGTGGCGTTGAGCCTGACCCATGATTTCGACCCCGCCAGCAGCACCATGACCTTTCGTATCGGGCTGTCGGACGATGTCGAGTTTGGCCTGCTGCCGCCGTTGCTGCGAGCCTTGCGCCATGAAGCACCGAAGGTGGTGTTCGTGGTGCAGCATGTCGATTACTGGCGGATCCCGGATTTGCTGGCGTCCGGCGATATCACCGTTGGTATCAGCCAGACTCGCGGGCTGCCGGCCAACGCCAAGCGCAAGTTGTTGCGGCACATCCTGCCCTGCATTTTGCGCGCGGACGCATCGGACACAATGCTGACGCTCGATGAGTATTGCGCGCGACCGCACGTGCTGGTTTCCCACACCGCCAATGTCAGTGGTTACGCCGATGAGTGGCTGGCGGAGATTGGTCGTACGCGCCAAGTCGTCCTTTCCGTGCCGCAATACAGCTCGCTACCGGCCTTGCTAGCCGGGACCGATCTGATCGCCAGTCTGCCGGACTACGCCGCCGAAGCGATGGCCGCGTCCGGCCAGTTGTTCAAGGAACCATTCCCGTTCAAGACGCCGACCCTGGATCTGTCCATGGTCTGGCTCAGTCATGTCGATACCGACCCTGCCGAGCGCTGGTTGAGGTCGAGGCTGGAGGCGTTCATGAGTGAACGCGCGGTGTTAGCACTGCCCGAGTGA